Below is a window of Gopherus evgoodei ecotype Sinaloan lineage chromosome 21, rGopEvg1_v1.p, whole genome shotgun sequence DNA.
ACCTACCCTCTAGGGGTACCTACAATGATCACACACCCTTactccaccacctagatacttgagTAATACAtatgggaaaccgaggcacacatacagtattcagaaaaaaaaacattaagaatATTCCTATTTCTTCACATCTCTCCCACTTTCAAGACCAAACTGAGCGGGTCACTTTATCCAGTGACCTGGCAAAGTTCAACCTCTGCCCCCCATGACAAAGCCTGGGCTATAACATTTTGGCACTCCCGTTAACATGGACCACTTCTATATCATAATCCTGGAGCGTCAAACTCCACCTCAGCATCTTGGCATTAGCCCCTTTCAATTGGTGCTGCTTTTTAAGACTCCACAGTAGGGCCAGAGAATTCTCCACTTCTCAGAGCATAGCTTAAAAAGGCTGAGTTAGTGCATAACCAGAGGTAGGAATTTACATTCACCTCTTCCTAGAAATTCCTCAGGCAAACCACTTGACACAGTTTGCCTCTAAAGTCCATTATTGTCTGGCCCATTGTTCACTAGAGTCCTTTGAAGTTCATAACCCTTCCCACAGTTCACATCCCatctcctccctgatgagggtaTGTACAAACACAGCCCAAAATAATATACAAACTTTGAATTAgcacaatggactccaaagactTTTAAACTTAATCCATTTAGGTTTTTTCAAGGATGGTGCAGGGACTTACCATATCTGTCGCATGCACAATGCTTAAAGACCACTTAGAAACACATAATTTACTTGGCCTGTAGTGAACCCTCCCAGAACTGTGTTCCGTTTACATGAGTTTTCATAATGCACCCATCATCACAGTACCTTAGTGCTACCCTGTAGTTCATTAATGAACATCTCTGCAGTTAACTGGAATCCTCCTGTTCACTTAGGAATATGAACCCCTGGAATGGGGAGAGAATATTAACCTATATTAAGAGATAAAAAGGCTCTTGGTGAAGAACGTCTTGCTTAAAATTTTGCCCAGAGCTTCTTTTATCTCCTGGTTTCTCAGGCTGTAAATGAGTGGATTTATTATTGGGGAAACCACAGTATACAACACAGCAGCCAACATGCCCTGATACGGGGAAGATGCTGATCCTGGCCTTAGGTACGTATATATGCATGTGCTGATAAACAATGAAAATACAAGTAAGTGACGCAAAcaagtggagaaggctttataccTGCCCTGTGCAGAGGGAATTCTTAGCACAGCAGAAAAGATGTGAATGTAGGACACTAAtattgaaatgaagaaaaataaacccACCAAAGCACTTAATACAATAACCACAATTTCATTAGCGCTTGTATCAGCACAAGAGAGTTTCAGTAGCTGTGGGAtatcacagaagaactgatcaaCAACACTGGGCCCACAGAAAGGTAATAGGAAGGTATTAGCAGTGTGGCACAATGAATAGATACAGCTGCTGATCCAGGAAACAGCTGCCATCTGTGCACATACCCCTCTGGTCATAATGACCCTATAATGCAAAGGATGGCAGATTGCAATGTAGCGGTCATATGCCATTGCAGTGAGAAGGGTCACCTCTGCAAAGGCAAAGGTGATGCCAAAATAGAGTTGGGCAGCACAGCCAAAGAAAGAGATCAGCCTGGTGTTGTTTAAGGAGTTCACCATGGACTTGGGGACAGTGACGGAGATGTAGCAGACATCTAGGAAGGATAAGttgcccaggaagaagtacatgggggtgtgaaggtggtgGTCAGTGGCAATGGCTATGATGATGAGAAGATTGCCCACCAGGGCTGCCAGAtaaatcactagaaacaccaAGAAGTGTAAAATCTGCAACTCCTGAACGTCAGAGAATCCCTGGAGAAGGAACTCGGTCATAGTGCTTTGGTTGACCATTTCCTGCTGTTTGGAGAGAAATTCAGCAGCAAAAACCAGGGTCAGagtagaaaagaagaaaagaggaCAATATATGTACTTATTCTTCTGTAGAAAAAAATCTGGTTCCTAGAACTAATGTGGAGGGTTTCCTTCTCTAAGGTCAGACAGATCCAAGAAGAAAGTACTAGCAACAAATTATTCTCAATGTAACTTTTATTCAGATACTTTTTTGTGTatttaatgttcatgatacatcCTTCAATGACTTGCAATTTTCCCAAACTTATTTGCTCTTCAAAATGCTTCAGCCTCATTTACATCTAGAGAAACCCATTGAGTCAAattctctgctagtgtaaattTTTACTTTCTATAAAACTGTGTCAGCttacatcagcagagaattttTCTTGGCTGTTTTCAATATTTATTGTTGTAACTTAACCAGGCAATatcaatgttaatttttaaacattAGTATTACCGatttatattttcacagttgcaaAAATGTATGAGTTTTAAGCATTCCTTTgcattttatctatttaaattttcacagttgtgggaaattatcgGGAGGGTGTTATACAATGGGGGGACAGACAATGCTTATTTAATtatattgagattcaaaaaattgAAGGTCTGtaaccattaaaatacaaattgttaacatcatgtcaaaatatgcaaattaactagcttttaattaaaactctactaagttctcaagcagcatttttcttattttgcctagcTCTATGTTTTGAttgttatcaatggaaatatgttTAGCTAGTTTGTGTGTTTATGGTAAAATTAATATTTACTGATATTTACCAGGAAATCTCTAACTCCTCCAGGCATGCTTATAATTCAATACAGAggacatggggaaaaaaagaatcatAATTTTTATATACAGTACTCGTGGAACTACATTTCTTTATAGTTCTCTGTTCACTGAGATCTGGAAAGGAATACTGTCTTGTGATTGTGCCATCAATGATACCCATGAAAGAGAATTGGCATGAGAATTGGCTCTTGTAGATGCAATTTCTATTGAATTTATTGGATCTCCTAATAAATTTGTGCTTTAAGATTTACTGTTAATGAAAACTGGAATTGTTCTGTCGGCCAGGCAGAAATAGACTTGGATGTGCCCTGAAGAAAGCAGTCAAATGTGAATTGAATAATCTCTCATTCTGTTCCCTGCTCAGCATCTGGAcacttaggctgagattttttAAAGCTGCCTAAGGGACCTTGATGCCCAATTCGCATTAAATGAGTGGGAGCTGGATGTGCAAATCCTTTAGGTATCCTTGAACATTTTAGCCTTAATCCCGAGGAAGAATTTACTGATATACTGAATCTGTCAAATGAGGATAAACTTTTCTatgcttcccctcccattcatcagCCCCCTGTCGATCCATCTTCACCTGTACGCATCCTTAACAACTTCAACTGGGGTTTTCAAAGTTGCCTAAAAGAGTTAGggactcaactcccattgacttcaaggtgtttaactccttgtgtccctttgaaatgtatttcatGAAACGTTTAATGCTCTCTTTATTTCTTCAATACATATCACATCCAAACTCACTTCCTATTCCATAAACAACCAAGATAGGAGCTCCTTATCCTGTGCTAGAAAATGACATGCCCAGAATATAAGAAACCTTCTTTCCTCTgccaaaaaaaattcaattcaCTTGTTATTCTCTGGTAAAATTGCAGTCAGTGCACATGTATTTACAATGTTATTTGTTGTTTGTCTATACTGCCAAAGAGCACCCATTAGctgcgagtctcagagcctacaTCAACTGCTtgtgctaaaaagagcagtgtagacattcccggATGGCCTGGAGGACCAATTATATAACCCAGTGAAGTGAAATGTTCTcagagcctggctccagcctgaacgGGAATGTCAACCTTGCTATTTTTAGGCCCATAGCCTGAGACCCATAAGACCAAATCAGTTGACTGAATCTTTGAAGCTTGCtgctatgggatttttttttctttgttttctgtataGACATACTCCTAGTGTCCAAAAAAGCCAGTGCTGTTTTTGGTGGAATAAACATGAGAAAAAGATGGTGGTGATTCGAGTCCCATTCTATCTAATTCTATGGGGCACCTGGAACACAACACCCAGTGCTAGGcatcaaacagaaaaataaatgaaggCAGAAGTGAGGAGGAACATAATTTTTATAGGTTGGAGGGACTTAATTTTGAGGAAAGTTTattctgtcatagaatcataggactggaaaggaccttgagaagtcccctggactcatggcaggactaattattatctataccatccctgacaggtgtttgtctaacttgctcttaaaaatctccaatgatggagattccacaacctctctaggaaatttattccagtgctgaaccactctgacaattaggaggtttttcctaatgtccagcctaaagctccctttctgcaatttaagtcattttcttcttgtcctatcctcagaggttgtagaagaataatttttcactctcctccttgtaacaaccttttatgtacttgaagactgttatcatgtcccctttcagtcttctttttttccagactaaacaaacccagtttttttaattttccctcataggtcatgttttctaggcctttaatcattttttgttgctcttttatggactttctccaatttgtccacatccttcctgaaatgtggtgtccacaactggacacaataattcagttgaggcctaataagctcagagtagagtggaagaattacttctcatgtcttacttataacacatcccagaatgatgttcgctttttttgaaaGAGTGTTAcgctgcaaaaagaacaggagtacttgtggcaccttagagactaacaaatttatttcagcataagctttcgtgagctacagtgttacactgttgactcatatttagcttctggtgcaccatgacccccaattccctttccgcagtactctttcctagacagtcatttcccattttgtatgagttcaattgattgttccttcctaagtggagtagaatgtcatcctatttacttcagaccatttctacaatttgtccagataattgtgaattataatcctatccttcacTTGCAACCCTTCTCAGCctcatatcatctgcaaattttgtgtaTGCTCTATGCCATTTATAAATCATCTATCCATCCTCATAAGAAGCTATCTATATAGcaatccatccatctccataattatctatctatctatctatctatctatctatctatctatctatctaaatctGCTTTGTCTTTTACATGACACAACACCATCTTCTTGAATCAGGCAGCACAGGATATCAACATATACCTTGGTAAATTATCCCACTAAAAGAATATTGATAGAAAGACAGATCTGGATGTCAGTGCAGAAATATATTCAAGATATACATTGGCTGGTGCTGAAATCAGAATCATGTTCAGTTACATGGTAGGAAGCTTACCTGCTGGAATCCCAAGGTGAGATGCCTGTATTTTTTAAGATTGTATAAaactgtaaaatgaaaataaaacactgaaataCATGCATTTCTGTATCTTCCTGCCCCCCTAAGTCTGCGACCAAAGAATTACTGATGACTGGGAAAGGGAGACTGACTCATAATGCAGCTGCTTAGAATTGGTTAATAATGTTGATTATAGTTCACCTGTTTCTTAATCAAAGCAAGCAATTCCCACCCTACCAGTGCTCTGGAGTCACCATCAGGTATCATGGAAATATATTAAGACAAGATCTGCTTTTGATATGGTGGGTACGCAAGCCAAACCTTCATAGCAGTGAGCCACTGATGCCTTGCCAAGGAGATTTGTCCAGGAGATTTCTCTGACATGTATCAGGGTTGTTATTCCCTGGAGGCCTGCAGAGCTCAGAAACAAGGACACAGGAGGAATCTGCCTTGTAATCAAGAATAAAAACAATTAGATCACTAGGACTGGTCCCAAAAAATTCGAATGAAACCTTTTCTTGTTGGAAAATAAGGCAGCATTGCCAgtgccaaatgttcaaaaatgtcTCCTCCCCAAAATATTCACATTGACATAAAAATCtgatctaatctaatctattctaaggccagaaaggaccattgtgatcacagGTCACAGAATAAAAGGGGTCTATTCCCTTCCTCTGGGCCAGCTTTGTTGCAGATGGGGTTGATGGTAAAACTCTCTTTGATTTGTATGTCAATTAGATTGAGTCCTGAGTTCTCTATACACAATATAGGTAGGCCTGTATTACATGGGAGGTGTGTCTACTTAATGTAATGGTTccttcttgccttaaaatctACAAATCTATGCACAGCCAGTGCAGAGGCTTCCCTACAATACAGCATGATGGCTCCTGAGTGTGTCCAGAGTGAGACAAGTAACAGAAGCATCACTGCCTAATGTTATAGGTCATGGCTGTGGTTAAATGTTAATAGATGTTTGTCTCTGTGCATGTTTTTGGCTGCATGTGAGGGTCACCAGTCTGATTAGATGTTAATAGgtgtttggctgcatgtgtgtgtttcctTTGTGTGTCTGCACAGCCCAGTGCAAACAGCTGGCATGTCAGATCTTGAGTGAACCACctaatgaccacaagatccgttaaggGACAGAGGCAttaagccaggtttattgtcaacaaagcacagTACTAGTATTCAGTGGAATCCATTGGAGTATACATGTATACTCGTAACAACAGTGAAAGCTAGGACATTCCATTCCTCCCTAAGGCCAAACAAAGATACTCTCTGAAATATATCTTTATATCTTGATACAAACATGATAGTACTGCCCCTGTGACATAATTACTGTAGTTACTTCCCCCTAACATGGCTAGTTATTTTTCATTATCTTGTACATGttgatttaattaaaacatttttattacataCTGTTATCCTAACTTTATCTTTCAGGAGGGGTCAGTACATTCCTGgtatccttggggaatgtttttgtaccatccttaatATCggaatgttctggtaccacttcaTATCAAAATGTGTTTGCATAAGTACTCTGTGACTAACACTTCAtagaatgtgtatttctgcaatattagccTGGTTCTtgacagattctgtgagcaggtccctgctctataagaaaaagacccaaaaatcaggactgtccctataaaatcggggcatCTGGCCACCCGAGTGGGAAATGTCCTTGTAAAGTGTACGAGAGCTGCTTGGGATGACAAAGGTACCTACAGACAGGAAGCAGGTGAGACTTCTTCCCACAGTTTGTGACTCCCTGATGTCCTGCAGAAGGTAAAGGACCCTGagctgggtgggagaggaaatCTGCTCTCCTTGCCTCAGTGTGGGGGGAACAACAGGCCACCCCAGTGGAGTGAGGAATCAATAACCCTCCTGTTTGCCTCAGTTCAGGCTATCGGAGTTCCTGGGCCCTGATGGCcagggagttggggcagagagaggaattTAGCCTATGGGGAGGCTTGAATAATCTCCTTTGCTAAACCTCTCTGTTGTTACAAGCAGTGCATTGTGGAGAGGCACTTCACAGGGACACATCTCAGCCTTATTTCTGCTTTTGGTTGAGATAATTGCTATGTGTAATATTTCCAGGGTGGGGAGAAGTTCAACTAATTTAGGGGCAGCCATCCCCATGGGGGACAGTAGGACATCATATACAAGCCTTCAAACTGCATGAGAGATGGGAAGGGGAGGATCAGGTTGCATATTTACACCAACAAGTTTTGAAGTAAGATGGGGTCATGAAGTCTTCACTCTACAAGCACTAGACATAAAAATTAAAGACGGCGGCTGTCAAATGATGTTGTATGGATTTCTGCTATCTGGTGGACTGCTAGTAGAACGTATATTATCTGGATAGTGGAAATGTTACATAATGGAATGTCATGGCAAAAAAGTCCTCCAGGGAATAAACCTGTCCAGAAAACCAATCAATGGGTTAACGAAGGTGCTTGTCCTCAGCCTAGTTTCACCAAGTCTTTACAGGATAGATATATGTCACAGTTTAgggtaaaaagcaacagagagtcccgtggcacctttaagactaacagatgtattggagcataagcttttgtgggtgaatacccacttcgtcagacatctCTTAGTCTTAAaattgccacaggactctctgttgatTTTTATAGAGCCAGACTAACATTGCTACCCCTCTGAGTTTAGGGTAATTGATTCTGTGTTCCCCCTCCACAGTTCCTCGAGGGCAGCTACTCCCAGCTCCTAGCCATCACCTTTCTTGAGCAGatgctctctctccctcctgactggagtttttccaggctgcacagctccttgaCTACACTGGGATATTCCCAGAAAACTGAAACTGGCCAGTGTCTGGACTTTGATTTCTGTTTTAAGGCTGTGAACAGCACAATAACctacagttataagttaccaccaagtctttctaagcaagcacatttatttttaagatgaaAGCATTGCattgaaaacatttcaaaaacaataaaagaatttaCACACATGCAAACCTTAGCAAAGCCGATCCTACCTCCACCTCAGGCTCTGGTAGGGATGAGTCCTTCAAACCCACAGCTGGTTTTTCCCTTTGGTTACATGTTCATAATTATTTCCgattcagaaccagaaccacCATGAATAGTTTAAACTTTTATTTAGACAGCCTTGGCTTTTAAACTAAGTGtcatgtaacaggtgatcaaCAAACAATGGTCCCCTCCTCAGGGTAtacatacataagaacataagaacggacctactgggtcaggccaatggtccatctagcccagtatgctgtcttcccacagtggccaatgccaggacattcagagggaatgagcaaaacaagcaatcattgagtgatttatcccctgtcacccattcccaccttctgacaaacagaggctagggacaccatcctcgcccatcctgactaatagaccttgatggacctatcctctagttcttttttaaatgctattatagtcttggccattatagtatcctctggcaaggagttccacaggttgcctgcattgtgtgaagaaatacttcatttattattttttaaaacctgctgcctattaattcattTGTTGACTCCCTAGTTCTTAGTTATGAGAAGgcataaatagcacttccttattttctttctcaACACCAGGCATGAtttaatagacctctatcatatccctccttcgTTATCTCttgtccaagctgaaaagtctcattaatctctcctcctatagaaactgttccatactcctaatcttttttcttttccctttctgtaccttttccaattccaatatattttttaagatgaggtgaccacatctgcacgcagtattaaGGCTTTctgtagaggcaatatgatattttctgtctttttatctatcACTTTCATAAATATTCACAacattcttttagctttttttgactgctgctgcgtattgagtggatattttctgaGAGCTATTTGCAATGACTCTGAgatcttgagtagtaacagctactTTTGACTCGATCATTTTACTTGGtattctgttttccaatgtgcatcattTTGTATTTGCATCTGTAGCTTgaaaaggctgggtttttgcataagcAGAGATAGGAATTTGTGTTCACCTTGCCCTAGAAATTCCCTCTGCAAACCACTTGACACTGTTTGTCCCAAAATCCATTTTTGTCTGGCTCATTGTTCACTAGAGTCCTTTGAAATTCATAACCCTTCCCAGGGCTCAAATCCCATCTCCTTGCTAGCTAGGATACATACAAATATAAGCAAACTTTGCATTCattacaatggactccaaagtctttaaaaaataatcctgtcaggtttttttccccagggaTATTCCGGGACTGGCCATATCTGTCCCACGCACCATGTTTAAACACTGCTTAGAGACACATTACTAATTTGACCATCTAGTGAAAACTCTCAGAATTGTGTTCTGCAGTACATGAGTTTTCATAATACACCCACCTTCATAGTATCTTAGCACTGTCCTGTAATGCAGAGATTctaaaacttcattgcaccatgacccccttatGACAAcatttactacacaaccccagagAGGGgaacaaagcctgagcctgcccaagcccctccacccagggcaggggggcaaaTCCCTAGGGTTTCAGCCCCAGTCAGGGACCAATAACCTGAGCCCCTCTGCCCAGAGCTTCTACTGCAGCCTCAGGCGAtggagcttgggcttcagccttgggtcccagcaagtctaagtcaGCCCTAGTGACCCCATTAAATTGGGATCACAACCCACTTTAcattcctgacccacagtttgaaaaccactgcaataGTGAATTTATGAGCATCTCTGCAGCTAAAAGGAATCCCCTCATTCATTTATGAATATGAGAacctggagtggggagggaataGTAACCTATATACATATTAAGAAGTAAAAAGGCTCTTGGTGAAAAATATCTGGCTTGAAATTTTGCCCAGAGCTTCTTTTatctccttgtttctcaggctgtaaatGAGTGGATTTATTACTGGGGTCACTACAGAATACAACATAGTAGCCAGCATGCCCTGATACGGGGAGGATTCTGATCCCGGCCTTAGGTACGTATATATGCCAGTGC
It encodes the following:
- the LOC115637861 gene encoding olfactory receptor 14A16-like, which produces MVNQSTMTEFLLQGFSDVQELQILHFLVFLVIYLAALVGNLLIIIAIATDHHLHTPMYFFLGNLSFLDVCYISVTVPKSMVNSLNNTRLISFFGCAAQLYFGITFAFAEVTLLTAMAYDRYIAICHPLHYRVIMTRGVCAQMAAVSWISSCIYSLCHTANTFLLPFCGPSVVDQFFCDIPQLLKLSCADTSANEIVVIVLSALVGLFFFISILVSYIHIFSAVLRIPSAQGRYKAFSTCLRHLLVFSLFISTCIYTYLRPGSASSPYQGMLAAVLYTVVSPIINPLIYSLRNQEIKEALGKILSKTFFTKSLFIS